In Candidatus Moanabacter tarae, the genomic stretch AAGATAGCAGCCATAGCTGAGGCCGATTTTGTCCAAATTTTTCCTCATCTAATGGGAAGTCCAGTCAATACAGCGGCCTTCACCCATCTTGCTGTAGCAATTCCAAATTACTACGTGATGGAGTCTAATCGGCACAGTGTAAAACAGAGTGCAGTTGTTGATCAACCATTTGTAATCGAAGAGGGCTACCGGCGCGTTGAAGATCGACCAGGTATCGGTGTGGAGATTGATGAGAAGGCACTTGAATCTCTGGCTTTCCAACCTCGTCAGATATCCGGAAATTTCCATTCCGATGGGTCGGTAGCCCATTAAAGTTATCGCTTCACTAATTGGAGCATTTTGGTGTTAAGAGTCCGGAATCAAATTGTACCAAATGAAATACAATTTGTTTGCTAGTTCTCTAGGGGTAATTGGTTCTACTGGAATTAGAGGAACGATTTGGATTAGAGAATAGAGCAAGCCCCTTGTATGTGCGTAATAAAGAAATAGCAGTAGGAATATTAGGTGATTTTAAATTTCACGTTCCAGATCAGCAAAGTACATATCCCCCACATACTCGAATGGTTTGGCCGGTAAGGTAATCGGATAAATCGGTCACGAGAAATTCAATCACTTTTGCGCAATCTTCTGGATCTCCAAGACGGCCGAGAGCGATTTTTGACTCGAGGTCTCGTCGAGTTTCACCTTGGCTGCGTCCTCCGGCAATAGCGCGTGAACTGAGAATGAATCCAGGCGCTATCGCATTAACGTTTATTCCGTAAGGACCAAGTTCATTGGCGAGGCATCTTGTATAGTGAATCACCGCTGCTTTGGATGTCGCATAGGATTGACCATTGCTACCGATGATTCCAGCTTGGCTGGCCACGTTCACTATCTTTCCCGAACGCTGGCGTTTCATAATTTCTGCCGAGGCTTCGCAACAATGCACGGTCCCGTGGAAATTCAAATCGTGCATTGGTTTGAATTCTTTCGGTCCGAATAAGGCACCTCCTGCGTTATTAACTAGAATATCGAGTTTGCCCAATGACTCCTCGACCTTACGAAACATCAATTTTACCTGTGAACAGTCCGTTACATCGCACTCAAGCCCTATGCCTCTCACTCCGATTGCTTCGATTTCCTGGGGCACGCTTGCCGCAGTTATTTCCTCGTCATACTCTTCGTGAGACCGGATGTTGATATCATTTACGGCTACATCAGCTCCGAGTCTTGCTAGATGAAGGGCGTAGGCTCTCCCAAGCCCGCGTGCAGCGCCTGTTACCAATGCTACTTTTCCATCTAACTTCCCCATAATTACTAATGTTTCCTGAAGGTGGATCCACAAACCGATAGAATCAATAATGTTATAGTTAAATAGATTCTAGCGATCTTCAAGGTGGTACGTCAGGAAAATCTGTGTTTAGGGAGGAGTCTCTAAACTTTCTTGTTCCAATCAGCGAATAATCGTAAAATCTCTACAGTTTATATAGTTCTTTTAAGTTTTATATCTCAATGAATTTAGTCTGAATTATCTTATGGCTGAAACCAGTAAAATCGTTATACTAGGTGGTGGAGTAGTTGGGTGCTCGATTGCTTACTACTTGAGTCGTGAAGGTGTTAAATCGACCATAATTGAACGAGAAGGAATAGGGAGCCAGGCATCAGGATATTCCGTTGGTGGGCTTAATCCTCTCGAGGGTTCTCACATTCCGGGACAGCTAGCACCTTTAGCGATTGAGAGCTATCGGATGCATGCAGATTTGTGGGAATGGCTAAAAGAAGAGACGAGGATCTGTTTTCAGGGAAGAGTGACGGAAATGGTAACACTTGCCTTTTCCGAGGCAGAAATTCCGGGTTTGTTCAAATCCTTGGAATACTTCGAGAATGCGAGTTCGGATGGATTCTCTGGTTGCTGGATGGATGCCAAGGAACTGTTGAATCTCGAACCTCGGTTATCTTCAAAACTGATCGGGGGTGCATTGCTGCGTGGTAATCGGGCACTCGACAGCTTCGAATTTACCAGGGCTTTGGCCGATGCTGCAGGTAAACGGGGGGTGGCCTTTAGGCATGGACTTGTTGAAACTTTCAAGACAGACGGTAATCGAGTATATAGAGTCATTCTTGGGGATGGAGAGATAGATTGTGAGCAAGTGGTCCTAGCTGCCGGTCCGTGGTCAGGTCAGCTCGTTCGTTGTCTGAATTTAGACTTGCCGGTCGAACCGCTCAAGGGCGAACTGTTGCGAATGAAGCTTCCTGGTCTTCGGTTGCCGTGCGACTTCATTGGAGATGGATTCTCGATCTATGCCAAGCCCGATGGCCTTGTTTGGTGCGGAACTACCGAAGAATGGCAAGGTTTTGATCGCAAGCCGAGTGATTCAGCACGTGCTTCTATATTGAAGGGAGCGATGCGAATATTACCAGATATTGCCAAAGCCGAACTGATAAAACACACTGCGTGTCTTCGCCCAATGACTACTGATGCGATGCCTGTGATCGGACGTGCGCCTGGGTGGGATAATGTTTTTCTAGCCACAGGTGCTGGTAGAAAGGGAATTTTACTAAGTACAGGAATGGGTAAATCCATTACTGATTTGCTGACAGCAAGGACAACCGAGATATCAATTGAACATTGCTCTCCTGAGCGATATGGATAACGAAAGAGTGCTGTATGAATTCGAGTCTGGGCAAGAATGGCTTGAGTTCCCAACCACCGAGTTGTTTCCTGCTTAAATCTTATGATAATCAGCGATCTAAAAACTTACGTTGTACAGTTAAAGGATGCTAGCCGATATACAGTTACTTGGACCTATTTAAGGATTGAGACAGATACGGGTATAGTGGGATGGGGTGAAGCGGGTGCTTCTGTCCAGAACACAGCGCTCGTTTGTCGTACCGGACTGGAGCAGTTGCGGCCAATATTAATTGGTGAAAATCCTTCCGACATTGAACGTATTTGGCACAAGATCTATCGGACCTATACCTATTTCGGCTCGAAGGGTTTTGGAACGGCAATTGCATCTGCGGTCGATCTTGCGCTTTGGGATATTAAAGGAAAGGAAGTCGGAAAACCGGTCTTCGATCTAATTGGTGGGCGATTTAGAAACCGAATACTACTTTACAATAATACCTGGTTCTTGGGTGCTAAAACACCTGAAGAATTTGCCGACTATGCTAAACGGAATGTAATTGATCAGGGTTACACTGCCTGTAAGATTGATCCTTTCTTGGAGATGCGGCCTTATCATCGTATGTACCAGAGCGGTCAGATTTCTGAGTCCGGAGAGCAGGAAGGCTACGACATTGTTGCCTCTGTAAGGGAAGCAGTGGGACCGAAGCACGAAATTTTGATCGACGCCCATGGGCACTACAATGTGCCTACAGCGATCAGGTTGGCAAATAACCTACATGAGCAGTCAAACATAACTTGGTTCGAAGAACCGGTCCCACCAGAATCCTACGACGCTTTGGCGAGCGTCAGGCAACAAACCGTTCCTCCAATTTGCATTGGTGAAAGGTTACGAACCCGATGGGATTTCCTTCCCGTTTTGCAGAATAGTCTTACCGACTATATCATGCCAGATACTCTTTGGACGGGAGGTATAACCGAAATTCGAAAAATTGCACAATTAGCCGAAATCTACAACATCCCAATTTCACCACATTGCGTTCCCCTCGGTCCCCATGAGATAATTGCAGCGGCTCACGTGTGCTCGACGGTCCCAAACTTTTACCGACTTGAAAGTGGATTTTCTGCCATCCCTGTTTATCAGAAAATGTTGACCGAGCCGCTATTGTATGAAGACGGTCACTTGATTCTTAACGGAAAGCCGGGACTTGGATACGATCTTCGAGAGGATTGGCTAGAAGAAAACAAATTTATAACCAACGAGTAATTCAAATGTCTGAGAATAAACTAAACCCTGATCAGATCGCCCATTTCGAAACATTTGGTTTTTTACATTTTCCCAACTGTTTTCCAAGTGAGGAATTTAAATCTATATTGAAGGTGGCTGAAGAGCTGTGGACAAGGAAAGTGGGACATAAGCCTAATATTGAAGAGGATATCCATCTGGATTCTTTTCTCGAAAGTGACCCGAGGCTAATGCGACTTATCCATGACGATCGGATTTATGAACCTGTCCATGGATTACTAGGAGATGGCTTCATTTGGTCTGGATCCGAAGGTAATCATGGATTCCCGAAAGACAATACTTCTCACCACTGGCACGCGGACCGCGCGGGTGAGAAAGAGCTAGGCTATATTCGGATCAAGATCATGCTCTACACAGAGCCGATGCGAAAAGAGCAGGGTGCTCTGCGGGTGATTCCTGGCTCTCACCGATTACCCTTGCATCGCGACCTGATGTCCTTTCAACGCCGTCACAGTGAAAAGAACCCCTCCTTTTACGGAATGTCCGGTGATCAGGTGCCCTGCTATGCTATCGAGAGCGAACCCGGAGATATGTTGATATTTAACCACAGCCTTTTTCATGGTGTCTACGGGAAACAAGGCCTCCGTCGTTATATAGCTTTAAAATTTGCCGCTTGCCCAACCTGTGACGCCAACTTCGCTTCGCTTCAGTACTGGTCTCCATATGCTTTTGAGCCGAACGAGGTCTTGATCCAAAGTGAACAGCCCCGTATCCGGAATATGGTTGAGGGGCTTAAAGAAATGGGGATACGGGGCCGACGAGTGGTCGGGAATCACTATCAAGGCGACTGGAGAACAAGTTGAATTTTAATTCGTAGTTAAGTTGATGAGTGATTTTTCTCAGTCTCAGACACAATAAACTAAGAGTAAACATAATCTATGTGCCAGTTCAATTAGGGTTGACCATGACTGACCTTGAACTCTTTGAATTCGACCGAACAGGGTATCTCAAAATACCTGAACTCCTTTCCAGAGATGAGGTGTCCTGTCTGCGTGGAGCTGTCGATGCCCTCATCTCTGATGCGGAGAAAAATTTAGATCTGCAACCTAGGGTAACGGCTCCCTCTGGTGCAGAATACCACCGTAACAACATTCTAGGTTACCATGTCTCCGGCAGTCTGGGGAATCGCGGCAGTCTCTTGGTTGAGGATTTCTTTAATGTCGATCCAACTTTCGATTGTTTGGTGAATCACAATACCACAATGAGTTACATTGAAGCAATTGTACAAGATCGACCGGCGATTAACAATTCTGAACTTAGGGTGCGATATCCGGGTAATGCCACAGGCGCCCACATGGGTGGGCCTGGTTCTTCCAAGCACCGTTTTCGTTTCATCGACAATCGAGTGGAATGCATGATGGTGAGAATGGTTTATTTCCTCCACGATGTTTCGGCGAAACAAGGAGCTTTTTGCGTTGTTCCGGGAACTCATAAATCGAATTTTCGCCCTCCTTACCTGGTTGATCGATTACTTCCGGAGGATGAGCCTGGTATGTTAGCTCTTCCCGCAAAAATGGGAGATGGAATTCTCTTTACTGAAAATCTTCGACATGGAGGTGTAACGAATTACTCTACTCAGGTCCGAAAGACGCTTCACATTGGGTTTGGTCCCTTCTGGCTCAAGTCACAAAATATAGCGACAATGGATAGCTCCCCATATATTTTGAACCGTACTTTGGAGCGATATGACAATAAGCAGAAGCAGCTCTTTAACACCTTCCCAGTGCCAAAATGATCTTACTTCGAAATTGAGAATGCTTGATGGACCCTAGGTCTGCGGAGATTTTTAAGGGGTATATAGGAAATACAAATTGCTTCTTTCGCATTCAACACGAAGTTTCTAGTAGGATTGTCCGAATTTTATAGTTCAAAGACCCGTATGTGAAGTGATGTATCTATTTGAGTGAAGGATGATTAAACTTGGGTGTAATGCAATGCTGCTGGTTCCGGATGACCAGAGAATTGGTGACAATGAAAATCCACTTAATTGGGTGGATATCGAAACTCTGATCGATTTCATCGCAGGACTGAGGCTGGATTTTACCGATCTACAGCTTTTTAGAGGATTTCGCTCTCAAGGGATGGACTATTTCCAAAGGATCAAGCAGAAGTGTCTGAATGAAGGTCTCCCGATAGGGTTCCTTGGGGTTGGCAGTGGATTTGTGGGTGCGAAAGTCCTTTCTAATGGCAAGAGCATTGCTGTTTCGCTAAGTGATGCCGAACACCGAAGCCGTATGGAGGAAGCCAAGCGTGCCGTTGATCTTGCTGCTTTCATGAGTGCGCCATTGATCCGGGTATTCGCTGGGAGAATACCTGAGGAGTCGGAGAATCAAAGAGACCTTTGGGAAGGGGTCGTGCGCAGTTTTCAAGAACTAGCTGATTACGCAGCGGGGAAGGGAATATTTGTGGGGCTTCATAATCATCCTCCGGCAACTGCGCCGGTGGGGGAGGATATTATCCGTCTCATAGAGGATAGCAATCGTGATAATATCACTTTTATTCTTGATACCGGCCAATGGTGGGGGTCTCCGGGAGCGTTATCCGAAGGAACGATGGACGAAGACATTAACTTCTATCAATTTATGAAGGAAACAGCTCCGTATGCTACCTATGTCCGCGCGAAGATCTACAAAATAGATAGCGGTAGAGAGGAATGGATCGATTATGAACGGGTGATGGCGATTCTTCGGGATGTGAACTTTAATGGCAATATGTCGATTGTCTACGAGGGAAGAAAAAACCGGTGTAGCGATCTGGAGGGTATAGGGTTGGCGGTTGCATATCTGCGTGAACTCTTGGACTAATTTTTCGCTATAGGCTTGCCTGATTTATTCTAGTAGGATCAGTCTAAGATTAGATCTCCATAGAAGGTGAGACCATCAAATCGGCTTCTGCTCTTCTGTAATAAAATTAATTTCCTACATCCTATTGTTGTTAGTTTTATTTTAAATCCTATGGCTTGAAATAAATACATTAGAGCGTTGGGATCCCTCAACTTTTTGTAAATAGAGTTCCAGATTGAGTCTCGGGATTTTAGCGGTAATGGAGTATTGGATAAGCGCTAGGATACTGATGGGCTCCAACATATCCGAGATTTTCCCTTGGAAGGAAACCCCCGTCACAGACTCCAGAGCTATGAAATTACCTTCGAACAGCTTTGTATGACACCTCTACTGGTTACGATGGTGTTTGCGTCCAGGGTGCGAAGGCCTCGATGTCTGTGGCCACGTCTATGATGGCTGGTTTTTGAGATGCGAGAGCTTGCTCGAGTGCATTCTGGATATCACTCGATCGCTCTACCCTTATACCGAAGCAGCCTATAACTGAAGCGAAGCGAGAGAAGTCTACGTCGTTGTAGACCCACATTTCCGTTGGATTTCCATCAGGAAAATTCCTGTATGCAACATCGACTCCAGGCCTGTCCTGATTCAGGGAACGGTTGTTATTAATCACAGTGACCGTGTTGATCCCACATCGGGTGGCTGTTTCAAGCTCAGCCATGTGGTACCAAAATCCACCATCTCCTGTAAAGCAGACTACAGGTCGATCGGGCTGAGCACATTTAGCACCTAGGCTAGCGGGGAAGGCCCAGCCCAGAGATCCAGCACAACGCATGTAGTCTTGGGTCTCTTGGGTCAGATCTACCATGGTACCCGTCCAACTTCCCGAGTGCCCAGTGTCGGCGACCAGGAGGGCATCGGATGGAAGAAATTGTGAGAGTTCGCGACATAGTCTTTCAGGGCGGATGGGGTTGGCATCAGACTCCAATTTTGGTTTGTATTCCAGATGCCATTCTTTCACCCATTGACGCACACGCTGTGCCCATTCAGGGTCTTTTCTCTTTGATCTAAGTGATTCCGAGAGCTTGATGATTGTTTTCCTGGCATCGCCCAAGATTGATAATTTTGTAGAGCAATTGCGTCCCAATTCAGCAGGATTCAGGTCAATCTGAATTACGTCTGTTCCGGGTAAAGGGACTGTCCAATTATCGGTAACTTGGTCGCCCATTTGACTTCCCACATACACAACTAAATCAGCTTCTTGGACCACCTTGTTGGCACACCATCTTGAATAGGTACCAACTACCCCAACGGCGAGAGGGTGATTATCAGGAATGGAGCCTTTGCCGTTCAGCGAAACAGCTACTGGAGCCGAAAGTTTCTCAGCCAGATCAAGGATGGCCGATCCTGCTCGGGAGGCGACTGCCCCCCCGCCAGCTACAAAAACAGGAAACTTGGAGCGTTCGAGCAGTTTAGCAGCTTCTTTTACCATTTCTTTGTCTGGTTCCAATCGATACGGAGGGTATGATTGAAATTCTGCTTCCCCAAAGATTTCCAAGGTGGCCTCGGCGGCCCCAACTACTTCCCCTTGAATACCCGGAAGTTCTAAATGTACCGGTCCTGGGGTGCCGGTGGTGGATTCACGAAAAGCCTGACGCAATTCATGAGGAAATTGTTCGAGGGTATCAACAAAGGCATTATACTTTGTCACTGGTTCGAAAAGAGGCCAATGGTCAATTTCTTGGTAGGCGTGACGGTAGCGGAAAGAGGTTCGTTGCCGACCCGTGATGGCAATGACAGGCGAGTGAGCAAGATAAGCGTCCTGAAGTCCTGATGCCAGATTAGCTGCGCCCACGGATTGACACATAGCAATGCCGGGACGCCGGGATGCCCTTGCGTACCCATCCGCCATGTAAGCAGCTCCCTTTTCCGAATGGCAAAGAACGCGTTTAATTCCTCCGACTCGCTCTATTTCCATCAATCCGGCCTTAAGAATCGCCGGCATCCAGAAGATGGTACCAACATTATAAGCTTTAAGCATTTCAGCAAAGAATCTATAGCCGGTCATTCGAGGCATTACACCGAATCCTTTTGAGTTGATGGGTAGTATGAGATCACAGCACCTTAGCCAATCCAGTAGGCAACCTTTTCGGTACTTGTCGAGAATCTTATGGAGTATTAATTTAGCTGCGATACGAGCCGTGTGATCCAAATCTCGATTTGATTAATCAATCTTTCAGAATAAAATATGTCCAGTTTAGTAAATTATGATCAGTAATTAGGGACCTTAAAGCCTGAGTTTTAATTACTGTTCACCAAAGAGGGCACTTGTTAGCTGAAGGTGAATTGTCGATATGCTTCCCTCCGATCGAGAAATTTGTGCACAAAGCACGCTCATCTTCGAAACACTGCACCTGGGTCAACAACACACTTATCGGCTCCGAATTGGACACCTTCCTCAAGCATTGTTGTAACTTGATTCGTCTTGAGAAACAAGAGAGGATCCTTTCGGTATTCCTCGATTCCCAGCCGTACTGCTGTTTTAGCTTTGAACAGGCGTGAAATGGCATTACCGATTGGTGTAATCCTGACGAGCCCTAGCTCTTCCATCCTCTTTCCCAGTCTGTTAAAATCGTTTCCAGGGAAACCAGGATTTGGTACAAATGCCGCGGTAGGAAGAGGTTGCTCAGCAGCATTAGATTTACGAAGTA encodes the following:
- the fabG_5 gene encoding 3-oxoacyl-[acyl-carrier-protein] reductase FabG translates to MGKLDGKVALVTGAARGLGRAYALHLARLGADVAVNDINIRSHEEYDEEITAASVPQEIEAIGVRGIGLECDVTDCSQVKLMFRKVEESLGKLDILVNNAGGALFGPKEFKPMHDLNFHGTVHCCEASAEIMKRQRSGKIVNVASQAGIIGSNGQSYATSKAAVIHYTRCLANELGPYGINVNAIAPGFILSSRAIAGGRSQGETRRDLESKIALGRLGDPEDCAKVIEFLVTDLSDYLTGQTIRVCGGYVLC
- the thiO_1 gene encoding Glycine oxidase, producing the protein MAETSKIVILGGGVVGCSIAYYLSREGVKSTIIEREGIGSQASGYSVGGLNPLEGSHIPGQLAPLAIESYRMHADLWEWLKEETRICFQGRVTEMVTLAFSEAEIPGLFKSLEYFENASSDGFSGCWMDAKELLNLEPRLSSKLIGGALLRGNRALDSFEFTRALADAAGKRGVAFRHGLVETFKTDGNRVYRVILGDGEIDCEQVVLAAGPWSGQLVRCLNLDLPVEPLKGELLRMKLPGLRLPCDFIGDGFSIYAKPDGLVWCGTTEEWQGFDRKPSDSARASILKGAMRILPDIAKAELIKHTACLRPMTTDAMPVIGRAPGWDNVFLATGAGRKGILLSTGMGKSITDLLTARTTEISIEHCSPERYG
- a CDS encoding D-galactonate dehydratase family member, which produces MIISDLKTYVVQLKDASRYTVTWTYLRIETDTGIVGWGEAGASVQNTALVCRTGLEQLRPILIGENPSDIERIWHKIYRTYTYFGSKGFGTAIASAVDLALWDIKGKEVGKPVFDLIGGRFRNRILLYNNTWFLGAKTPEEFADYAKRNVIDQGYTACKIDPFLEMRPYHRMYQSGQISESGEQEGYDIVASVREAVGPKHEILIDAHGHYNVPTAIRLANNLHEQSNITWFEEPVPPESYDALASVRQQTVPPICIGERLRTRWDFLPVLQNSLTDYIMPDTLWTGGITEIRKIAQLAEIYNIPISPHCVPLGPHEIIAAAHVCSTVPNFYRLESGFSAIPVYQKMLTEPLLYEDGHLILNGKPGLGYDLREDWLEENKFITNE
- the ilvB_2 gene encoding Acetolactate synthase large subunit, producing the protein MPRMTGYRFFAEMLKAYNVGTIFWMPAILKAGLMEIERVGGIKRVLCHSEKGAAYMADGYARASRRPGIAMCQSVGAANLASGLQDAYLAHSPVIAITGRQRTSFRYRHAYQEIDHWPLFEPVTKYNAFVDTLEQFPHELRQAFRESTTGTPGPVHLELPGIQGEVVGAAEATLEIFGEAEFQSYPPYRLEPDKEMVKEAAKLLERSKFPVFVAGGGAVASRAGSAILDLAEKLSAPVAVSLNGKGSIPDNHPLAVGVVGTYSRWCANKVVQEADLVVYVGSQMGDQVTDNWTVPLPGTDVIQIDLNPAELGRNCSTKLSILGDARKTIIKLSESLRSKRKDPEWAQRVRQWVKEWHLEYKPKLESDANPIRPERLCRELSQFLPSDALLVADTGHSGSWTGTMVDLTQETQDYMRCAGSLGWAFPASLGAKCAQPDRPVVCFTGDGGFWYHMAELETATRCGINTVTVINNNRSLNQDRPGVDVAYRNFPDGNPTEMWVYNDVDFSRFASVIGCFGIRVERSSDIQNALEQALASQKPAIIDVATDIEAFAPWTQTPS